One segment of Sandaracinaceae bacterium DNA contains the following:
- a CDS encoding M48 family metallopeptidase, whose translation MERYAAGHAITTNAALYEFAQELKREHLRSSPPLSKVRYNDKISTLHRAFGLHTYAVRVQGGNLKSQNEISIASLFKELPLEFLRMVVVHELAHLRHKDHDKAFYRLCEHMEPEYMRYELDLRLLLFARQEREREARPEPNAP comes from the coding sequence ATGGAGCGCTACGCCGCGGGCCACGCCATCACCACCAACGCCGCGCTCTACGAGTTCGCCCAGGAGCTGAAGCGCGAGCACCTGCGCAGCTCGCCGCCGCTGAGCAAGGTCCGCTACAACGACAAGATCAGCACGCTCCACCGGGCCTTCGGGCTGCACACCTATGCGGTCCGCGTGCAGGGCGGAAACCTCAAGAGCCAGAACGAGATCAGCATCGCCAGCCTGTTCAAGGAGCTGCCCCTCGAGTTCCTGCGCATGGTGGTGGTGCACGAGCTGGCGCACCTGCGCCACAAGGACCACGACAAGGCCTTCTACCGGCTGTGCGAGCACATGGAGCCCGAGTACATGCGCTACGAGCTGGACCTGCGCCTGCTGCTGTTCGCGCGCCAGGAGCGTGAGCGAGAGGCTCGGCCGGAGCCCAACGCGCCATGA